A window of the Cystobacter fuscus genome harbors these coding sequences:
- a CDS encoding Virginiamycin B lyase encodes MQEVSSNTMTEHPLNNPSAGPYGIVGGPDGALWFTEIHSGRIGRLRVDGELASFPLPTPDAGPSLIVAGPDGALWFTEYKANRIGRITTEGAVTEYVLPAANAGPFGLTVGPDGALWFTESTANQLGRITPDGTITEFPLPSPDVFPSTLTTGPDGALWFTENKANRIGRMTTQGHVTEYALPTPNAGPVGITVGPDGALWFVEILVDRIGRMTTQGHVTEYPLPRAGARPHAIVTGADSALWFTQWGSNHIGRMTTEGHVTEYAIPTPQAEPHGITSGPDGALWFAEEAGRIGRLAPR; translated from the coding sequence ATGCAGGAAGTCTCGAGCAACACCATGACGGAGCATCCCCTGAACAACCCGTCCGCGGGTCCGTATGGCATCGTGGGCGGCCCGGACGGAGCGCTCTGGTTCACGGAGATCCACTCGGGCCGGATTGGCCGCCTCCGCGTCGACGGCGAGCTGGCCTCCTTCCCGCTCCCGACGCCCGACGCGGGGCCGTCCCTCATCGTGGCCGGGCCCGACGGTGCGCTCTGGTTCACCGAGTACAAGGCCAACCGCATCGGGCGGATCACGACGGAAGGCGCGGTGACCGAGTACGTGCTGCCCGCCGCGAACGCGGGACCCTTCGGCCTCACGGTGGGACCCGATGGCGCGCTCTGGTTCACCGAGTCGACGGCGAATCAGCTCGGCCGCATCACCCCGGACGGGACAATCACCGAGTTCCCGCTCCCCTCCCCTGACGTGTTCCCGTCCACCCTCACCACGGGACCGGATGGCGCGCTCTGGTTCACCGAGAACAAGGCCAACCGCATCGGCCGGATGACCACGCAGGGACATGTCACCGAGTACGCACTGCCCACCCCCAACGCCGGACCCGTGGGCATCACGGTGGGGCCGGATGGCGCGCTCTGGTTCGTGGAGATCCTCGTGGACCGCATCGGCCGGATGACCACGCAGGGACACGTCACCGAGTACCCGCTCCCCAGAGCCGGCGCACGGCCGCACGCCATCGTCACCGGGGCCGACAGCGCCCTGTGGTTCACGCAGTGGGGGAGCAACCACATCGGCCGGATGACCACGGAGGGACACGTCACCGAGTACGCCATCCCCACTCCACAGGCGGAACCCCACGGCATCACCTCGGGTCCGGACGGCGCGCTGTGGTTCGCGGAGGAAGCGGGAAGAATCGGCCGTCTCGCTCCGCGGTGA
- a CDS encoding FAD-dependent oxidoreductase: MARVNKVLIVGGGIGGLSLASGLRNRGIEVDLVEVKDEWTVYGVGIIQQCNVIRAMARLGLMDRVLDAGFAYENMGIYTAAGELVQMLPGARSAGPEYPANLGISRLALHKVLSSTAEEKGTRIRLGLTIEHLAQDANGVDVVFTDGSRGRYDLVVGADGLYSRVRSMIFGKELKPRFTGQSVFRHNFPRPPEIDHLVVFYGKNHNAGLCPLSKDLMYMFVTSEEPGNPRMPEDQLAELMRDRLAEFGGILGRLREQITDPKQVVYKPMEVIFVPDSWYRGRVVLMGDAAHAMTPHVSQGAGMAVEDAVVLSELLAEDASVEALLSRFMQRRYERCKFIVESAIQIGDWEMQGASRADRSGLVKKVMDVIAQPL, encoded by the coding sequence ATGGCTCGTGTGAACAAGGTGTTGATTGTCGGTGGTGGGATTGGTGGTTTGTCGTTGGCCTCGGGCCTGCGCAACCGTGGCATCGAGGTCGATCTCGTGGAGGTCAAGGACGAGTGGACCGTCTACGGCGTGGGCATCATCCAGCAATGCAACGTCATCCGGGCCATGGCCCGGCTGGGGCTGATGGACCGTGTCCTCGATGCGGGATTCGCCTACGAGAACATGGGCATCTACACGGCGGCGGGCGAGCTCGTGCAGATGCTGCCCGGGGCACGCTCGGCGGGGCCGGAGTACCCGGCCAACCTGGGCATCTCCCGGCTGGCGCTCCACAAAGTGCTCAGCTCCACGGCGGAGGAGAAGGGGACGCGCATCCGCCTGGGTCTCACCATCGAGCACCTCGCGCAGGACGCCAACGGCGTGGACGTCGTGTTCACCGACGGCTCGCGGGGCCGCTACGACCTGGTCGTGGGCGCCGACGGGCTCTACTCCAGGGTCCGGAGCATGATCTTCGGCAAGGAGCTGAAGCCGCGCTTCACGGGACAGTCGGTGTTCCGTCACAACTTCCCGCGCCCACCCGAGATCGATCACCTGGTGGTCTTCTACGGGAAGAATCACAACGCCGGGCTCTGCCCGCTCTCCAAGGACCTGATGTACATGTTCGTGACGTCCGAGGAGCCCGGTAACCCGAGAATGCCGGAGGACCAGCTCGCCGAGCTCATGAGGGATCGCCTGGCGGAGTTTGGCGGCATCCTCGGCCGGTTGCGCGAGCAGATCACCGACCCGAAGCAGGTGGTCTACAAGCCCATGGAGGTCATCTTCGTCCCCGATTCGTGGTACCGGGGGAGGGTGGTGCTGATGGGCGATGCGGCCCATGCGATGACGCCACACGTCTCGCAAGGGGCGGGCATGGCCGTGGAGGACGCGGTGGTGCTCTCGGAATTGCTCGCGGAGGATGCATCCGTGGAGGCGCTCCTGTCGCGCTTCATGCAGCGGCGCTACGAGCGCTGCAAGTTCATCGTGGAGAGTGCGATCCAGATTGGCGACTGGGAGATGCAGGGCGCGTCCCGAGCCGACCGGTCCGGGCTCGTGAAGAAGGTGATGGACGTCATCGCCCAACCCCTCTGA